In the genome of Massilia sp. UMI-21, the window ATGTGCACCAGCGGGAAGGGGAATTTACCGGGGCGGAAGGCCTTTTCGGCCAGGCGCAGCAGGACGACCGAATCCTTGCCGCCCGAGAACAGCAGGGCCGGATTGCTGCATTCGGCCGCCACTTCGCGCAGGATGTGGATGGCCTCGGATTCGAGGGCGTCGAGGTGGCGCGCGTTAATTTCACGATGCGCGTCGGTGAGCACGCCGGGGTTGTCGAATACTGTCGTCATGTTGTTGTGCCTTTGGGTGACGTGATCAAGCCGCCACGGATTTGATGCGAATGAGTTTGCCGTCGACTACGTGCAGGCCGCATTCCTTGGATTCGGGGTTTTCCCACCACCAGCGGCCGGCGCGCAGGTCCTCGCCCGGCTGGATCGCGCGGGTGCAGGGCTCGCAGCCGATCGAGGGGTAGCCGCGCTCGTGCAGGGCGTTGTACGGCACCTGCTCGCTGCGCAAGTATTCCCAGACGTCCGCTTCGAGCCAGTCGGTGAGAGGATTGAACTTCTGCATGCCGTGTGCGGCATCGTCTTCCTGCACCGCCAGCTCGGCGCGGGTGGTGGACTGGGCGCGGCGCTGGCCGGTGATCCAGGCCCTGTTGCCGCTCAGCGCGCGGCCGAGCGGCTCGACCTTGCGAATGCGGCAGCACTCCTTGCGCATCTCGACGCTGTCGTAGAAGGCGTTCAGGCCGTTCTGCGCCACGTAGGCATCCACCGCCTCCGGCTGTGGCCTGAACAGGGCGATCTCGTAGCCGTAGGTCGCACGGACCCGGTCCAGCATGTCGAGGGTCTCGGCGTGCAGGCGGCCGGTCTCGAGCGAGAAGATCCCGATCGGCAGCTTCGCCTTGAGAATCAGGTCGGTCAGGACCATGTCCTCGGCCGCCAGGCTCGATGCGAACACGGCGGGCGAGAAATCGCGGGCGATGCGCGCCAGGATGGCTTGCGTTTCTTCGACGCGGCGCTGCAGTGGCAAGTTCGGCTCGCTCATGGTGGATTCCTCAGATGCCGGCGCCGGCATCGAGCAGTTCCGGCGGGGTGCCGCGCGGCGCGCGGCGGAACAGCGGCAGCGGCTGGTCCACCGAGGCCTGGTAGGTTTCCGAGAACACCGTCAAGCCCTTGAGCGCATCGACGATGCTGCGGTCCTGGCGGGTGGCGAAGGCATCGAAGCCGACCCGCGACAGGGGCCACAGCTGGTCGCGCAGCACGTCGCCGATGGCGCGCAGCTCGCCCTGGTAGCCGAGGCGCTTGCGCAAGTTGAAGGCGGTCGAGTAGCCGCGGCCGTCCGAGAACTTGGGGAAGTCCACGGCCACCACGCCAAGGCGCTGCAGGTCGTCGCGGATGGCGGCGGCCTGCTCGTCCGGG includes:
- a CDS encoding phosphoadenylyl-sulfate reductase, translating into MSEPNLPLQRRVEETQAILARIARDFSPAVFASSLAAEDMVLTDLILKAKLPIGIFSLETGRLHAETLDMLDRVRATYGYEIALFRPQPEAVDAYVAQNGLNAFYDSVEMRKECCRIRKVEPLGRALSGNRAWITGQRRAQSTTRAELAVQEDDAAHGMQKFNPLTDWLEADVWEYLRSEQVPYNALHERGYPSIGCEPCTRAIQPGEDLRAGRWWWENPESKECGLHVVDGKLIRIKSVAA
- a CDS encoding DUF934 domain-containing protein, which gives rise to MPNLVLHKQIIKHRDVVEDDWSVLRLLEGEAPETVAVPDGKIIVPLSVWQAQRPALSGRADIGVWLAPDEQAAAIRDDLQRLGVVAVDFPKFSDGRGYSTAFNLRKRLGYQGELRAIGDVLRDQLWPLSRVGFDAFATRQDRSIVDALKGLTVFSETYQASVDQPLPLFRRAPRGTPPELLDAGAGI